The Spinacia oleracea cultivar Varoflay chromosome 2, BTI_SOV_V1, whole genome shotgun sequence DNA segment acagataggtttacctaataagttcttagacatacctatcaaccaagagtagtttctagactattagcaaaaggctttggcttacctaaaagattttagaattgagtctaaatacataatgttcttaattcttcaatggtttttaggatcttggaatcattttattcaaacctgctggaacacataacttgaataaaatgcttaataaacattgaattatgcatgtattctagaatttaagtttattaagagaaactgtgaatgattatttatttgtttattctttttcaattgtagttttaattatggcaaacaacaattcattcaacatttgaacaattctcgaaaaggagaagttgagcgggaaaaacatccttgactggcaaaggaacttgcaaatagttcttatgcaggaagaaaaggagtatgtcctggaagaggcgatgcccgaagccgcaggcgaaggggtcactcaggcagccctcaatcgttggattgatgccaacaaggatgtgaaatgtctaatgcttgcaaccatgagtgcagatctacagaaaaagttcatcaactcagatgctttcacgatcatcagtgagttaaagaacatgttccaagatatggctcgagtcgaaagattcgagactcataggcaaattcttgagaccaagcttaagaaaggcgagcccgtaagtacACATgctctcaaaatgattggactcatcgagaatatgagtcggctggatcagcaattctctcaggaaatggctgtagacaccatcctccattctcttcataacgggtatgatcagttcaaactgaactacagtatgaatagtctggacaaaacgctcactgagcttcacggtatgctgaagaccgctgaaaagacgctcaaaagtgataagcacgatgtgcttatggtgcgtgggggcaagttcaagaaatctggaaataagaggaatgctaagaaaagtggcaacaaggccagcccaactaagaaaactggcgccaaatctgaaaagaggaaggtcaatcAACCCACTTcagaatccgaatgcttctactgcaaaaagaaggggcattggaagaaagattgcttgaagctaaaggaagatcagaagaacggaacagtcgttccatcttcaggtattttcgttatagactgtacactttttaattcaacttcttgggtattatatacaggttgtggctcacacttatgttccaattcactgCTGGAGTATGTTTTATTTCCTCGTAAACTAAATTAAGTTGGCTTCGAAAAAAAGTTGCACATTGGCGTGCTTAATGTGATAAGATCATATGACAATTTATTTTGAATACCGATTTGATCATGTAATTTAGCTCACATAAATGTGCGAATTTAGGAAGAAAGGGTATTTCCAAGAAATATTCAATAATTAAAAGGTATTGGTATTAATTTCCTTAATTATTTTGCATATACACAATCCTTAAAAAGTCCAAATTGATAGAGTACGTAAATAGTAATGAAAAATTGtggattccaaatatcaactttttataatttttacttgtacgcgtttagagatattaatgtccaaAGAAGTGTATTTGAATACGTGCAAAAAAATGATGCATGTGCGGAAAGGAGTAAGTATATTATATGTAAAGAAAAAAATTGCCATTGATGTTATATTTACGTTTTATGCATTACACAAAACATATAGGGTGACAACAATACAATTTGTTATGACAAAGACTGCCCAGACTTCAATGCAAATGATGGGACCATTCAGCTTGGTGAAGTGTTGCCACCATCAAATAAGGGTCATGACCCCCAAGATATTATAGAAATAAATTTGATGCAGGTAAATATGCGAAACATATAATATAACGCAAAAATTCTTGATATATACATTCATGAAAACTAAGctcgtttttaaaaaaaaatataggatgATGGAGGGATATGGCATATATATGGTTCAAATTCTGGATATATAGGATGTTGGAAAGGTGAAATATTTAGTAGCCTGAAAGAAAAAGCGACGACCATGATATTTGGAGGGGAAGTCTATACTCCAGCATGGTCAGATACCAGCCCTCCGATGGGAAGTGGAAGTTTTCAGAATGGTATTCCTTCTGAAACTTCTTATTTCTCAGACATCCTGGTTAACTTTAATACTGGAGACACCGACCCCAAAAATCCCGAAATCGTAGAAACAAGATGCTATTGGGTTGGTGATGTTGGAGGGGGTGATCGCTTAGAAGGTTATGGCTTCTTTTTTTGTGGTAGAGGAGGAAAAGATAAAGCTAAATGTTTTTACTAAAACAACTTTTAATCCTACTCCAAAcaacaaataagtaataagtttgTAATTTCTTCAATGTTGAGtcattaatttattttgttattgtcATTCGATCATTTGGCTACTCAAATGTCCATTATTGTGATACTCTTAAAACGTCACTTTTAAATGATTACAGAGTATTAGTTCTTCCCAACCTATTTCAAACAAAACTTTCTGCTTTGAGATAAGTTATCAAAAGTTGGGGAGGAAATTATTGTCAATTTTGTTAACATAACCACCGGGGGATTACTTTTTATTATCACACTCTCCCCGCCCTCTTGATTCCCCATTTGTAGATGATCGAAAAAAATTGACGAGATTAAAAAAGTAGAGGGGATATTGTACTTGGATATTTAAGATAAACATTAAGACTCTttatgttcgacttatttttacttatgtcatacaaaataagttcagataatatatgttaagacaaaataagtcaaacATAACGGAGCTTAAGAGACATATTAAGGAAAAGTACAAAGATTTTTGTTTTGACATATGTTAAAAGTACAAGAAACAAAGAGCACAAAAAATCTGATCTAAGCATAAACGATGCAAAATTGACACCATATTTGATGGCTTGTTGAGCAAGATTGTGGGTTTGTTGAAGCTCAGCGCGATCCACTTTGTAGATGACTCATCTTGAAAATTCATTTCCACGTTAAATAGTCTTATGTGTCGTCCATATTTTTGGCATATCCGCTTTACTACCTCCTTAGCTGCACATTGGTCAGTAGCTCTGAAGAGTCCATGAAGATTGAAATAGACTCCATCAATGGAGACAAATCCCAATCCATTTTATGCAAGAAACCTAAATCCCGAGAATGTATGGTTAAGTGAGCTATATACCGAAGGAAAATTCCCCAGTTACTCGATGTTCACCTTTGCATGTAGAGAATAATATCAAGATATCTTCGCGTATTATCCCCTCTGTATATATCATGCATATATCttcgaaatttaaattgttttcttggattttaattttgaatattataattatcataaattttatttatactaattattttactaaaattaaatcttgaattaatttaaattcgttgaattcaactgaaataaattaaattaatggattcgattataaatttatatgagctttaaattttaattaaatttgtatgtttccggttagactagaaatacatttttatgtttaaaattagtaaagcatatgaatttattggtttaagtgggagcatttttagtcataaactcttgattaggtctacaaatcctttaaggttaaacaacttgattagaattaataaggactgaataattggtagattattggtgcccttaattaattgctgcaaatatttatgtgatgcataacgtgttttactaaccagctatgtgggtcattcatgataatgaatgggtgaatggtatatattgtatatgtactgttttgcaggttatggagtgactagtatggcccaaataggatagaaaatatggtctgagtaccattaatttgaatgtaattggtctaatgcaccaaatttgtttttcaatttaaatatggtctgcgcaccatcaaatagttgtaattagtttaattatagcttatcctatttcaagaaaatggcgcctcccacggtgaaattcaaaacgaagttaccattttcgagacggactatgaagttgaagcttcaagatgaagtcgggccatactagatcacatttatcttatgcatgctttaagttattcattgctttaaatatgtcttaattatgcatgagattgtggcttgattatgttgcatgattaaggattttagttcacttaaaatctaaccaacatagtaagagccttaagttccaaacttaaaaattgagttaaaaggtgccatgcaaaaataaacacttgcttggatatcctttacatcaatctagtaatagttttcgctcagctaggtgttacttattggtcctaaaggggtaaggtacacaaataattgtgagtacatgttagttttggtgaaactcaacgatataagtaaggagtccttttatgtcgtggcaaaatcgataggtttacctaataagttcttagacgtacctatcaaccaagagtagtttctagactattagcaaaaggcttttgcttacctaaaagattttagaactgagtctaaatacataatgtgcttaattcttcaatggattttaggatcttggaatcattttattcacacctgccggaacacataactcgaataaaatgctaatgacttgtttaaattgcatgattgctttaattttcaagttattactcatgataaatgtttagactttgcatgcttcaatgtatcttttaattattgtttattattaaatatcttgcactgcagtaaatccttttagaaaggtaacagtaaatttcctcgattggtagtgaatccaagaacgattcacgaaaatgagagatgtgagcaagttaaaatgtacgtttcttttagcgacttttatggttgttttcgagtatcaaagtcgaatggcaaaccgattggtgcttgtgaattcaaaatacaatgtagttttgagatcataaagcattgagtttaaacgctcatctttaccaatggttaacaacctaaaatcctttttccatttaattctcgaatgagtcttcttcctagacatttgaatagatcgatgcttagagaactttagaagcttctggtaagatcatctagttgaaacagaatattcaacataaatggtaagaactttgataaaatgacattggacatgtctaacaaagtataaaagtcaacactagagaattcaattcttaaagaaagggtacaagaaataggaaaacaaaggaacaaatgaaaggaatttacgattccggttctacctataagtttatgtttaaagagaagtgacctagcaatcaaacttccttggtatcatataccgcttgaggttctttcttcggtaataactcaaacaatggaagctaggctacactaatggcctacaagtgggaaatgaagcatggcaatgctacattagttgtagagtcatctagtttgttttaagtcctttcaaaggctggaacttaatggctattttgttccataatcagcatacctaaatttctgttttcaaacacagaaagactcacattcaagaaaaacaaaaacaatgtctgtttgtttatttgagtgaaatggtcaattacgggttgagtcaacatgcttgattaaaacaaacaactctttaacaataaaaactttactaggttcaaatcaaccccttgatttgagttccactaatctttggcactgttgcttagaccatatgaacaagttaacattcaaaagctctattttgatggacttttgaaagttcgttgatttctagatcaatttaagacaactagtcttacttgttgaaaataacaaaagatatgtactattgttagaacgcctagacaatagagttcaaagctaaagaaaggtttttatgactttattatttcacacagatttgagtgaatataggtttatttactcaatgtgatataagtttgaatctgtttggctagttcaaagattcataagtataaaatccacttggcaaggaatcataaagatctaggtcagatcatgttgatgattacttaagtcaagaatgatcatcaatgattgtgtgttgtaaattcacgatctagctccataagatatggcatatctacgttggaataatctaagtcaattagtacttgattcgatcaatgatgaatcataaagacttttcctataatttctaaaacaaaatgctcaactaccaccaaactaaaccaaattcgtcaaagctattgaaaagtaatttcagaatatcttttcataaatatatatctaaagagttgctaaactcagtgggagcttagtgtttgttattcaacaaactaaggcccatgtctagatatatgtttcgttgtgatttattcaaatgagacacaagggtattgtttctaccacgaatttttgagaacataatgtttgtttgctcgaaataatgtccttttggagattcgttttcaaaatgacaagtgggagaaaatagacctcgaaaggtcctcgaggcgaacaacaaacataaacggacattccggaggcttttcgaagttcttcagaaaatccgaacacgtattctttaaggactttagaagtggctttaaagaatagacatctcttagaagacttcacaagtgcttcaacgagaacagaatattcaaaggacttttaatattctatttgtttgatgttctatacccaagtaggcatagagttcaagtcactgaaactatgagattcttctattagatagtgaagaaacctacaacttgcagtcaaactattatcatgtagattaatgagtttgtgacctgtaagaaagctatgacgaaacccagattccctaaaatggttagaggccatatatagactcaaatgttttaaatggttagaggccataaaacatactcaatattttgatgacaaaattgaaattttgttgatttgcaagaatagtttcacacctattggttgcaagtttgttttaaggataaaaaccatcaaacatggaattgtgttcacacacaaagctagattattttctaaaggttacaagcaaactCACGACgtagattgtgttgaagcctcatgcaaaatcgtaatgcttaagtctataattcaagcaatgattacatattggtacatatggcaattggatgacaaaacgtattgatccataaacactggcaaaggatcaagcaagattcctttggagttaaccattgacaaagacgagctaaagagcatcgtgttttgaaataggcaacatggattgaagaccatgagttgttgtgtgggaaattaaaataataatttatatgttctaagatatagttggagagtcttccacatatctatgaactgcttggataggtaaatcaaaacaaagcatcactagcaacctatacagttgaagtaaaagtaattattgcctaagaagcaataaaacagggttgtttaaagttcttcactgaacttgggtagatcacctatctgttgGCTTGATAGTTTTTCATTGAAAAcgtgcgtagaaccactcttgaagcaag contains these protein-coding regions:
- the LOC130467255 gene encoding uncharacterized protein, giving the protein MMHVRKGGDNNTICYDKDCPDFNANDGTIQLGEVLPPSNKGHDPQDIIEINLMQDDGGIWHIYGSNSGYIGCWKGEIFSSLKEKATTMIFGGEVYTPAWSDTSPPMGSGSFQNGIPSETSYFSDILVNFNTGDTDPKNPEIVETRCYWVGDVGGGDRLEGYGFFFCGRGGKDKAKCFY